The sequence ACGATTGCTTCTGTCCCATTAGCTGTGGAAACTGCACCAAATTTTTCAATGCTCATGTTCGCAAGTGGTCGATCATTCGCATGTACCGTCCATCTAATACCATTTTCACTTTCCATAAAAACGGAACGATCAAGAAAGTCCGTAAAAATATGTACATCTACTCCGCCTTCAGAAGCGAGCGATTTCACAAAATCGAGCGAGCGCTGCATCTGTTCTTGCTCATAGTTCAAATCCAGTTGATCGATTGCACCCAAAATGGAATGTTCATCACGTTCTTCACGAATTACTAATGCAGGTTCTTTGCCAGTCGTGATAATTGATATTGCCTGCCCGGTTTTTTCTTTTGCAAGTTCCATCATCTTCTTTTTATTCTGATCAAATAAAGAATTATCTCCATCCTTAGCAGCCATGCTCGCAGACGTATCCACTACGAAAACAGTATGCTCAGCAACCTCTTCATCCTTTGGAAGATAAGGTCCTAATAAGATGAAAACCAATAATAGCAATGCTGCCATTTGAAGATAAAATAAAGCATTCCGTTGAAGATTTTTCAAGTATGGAGAGACCTTTGTTTCACGCATTGAGGTCTCCCAAAATAATGTAGAGGATATTGTAGTCGAAACGTACTTCTTCCTAAAAAAGTAATAAAGAAGGACGGCCAACGGAAAAACAGCCGTCCACATCCCATTCATATGATCGAATCCCACTTAGCCGTCCCCTTTCAACGTAACCACCCCACGTGGCGCATTTGTCTCGTAAAAACATCCATTGCGCCAGCCGAAACTTCTGTGTGTAAGTACTGAATGCCGAATTTGTTTGCAAGTGCCCTCATCTCAGCTTCATGTCTGACCTTTTTGTCATTATAGTCTTGGATCACGCGTCGCGTCATTGACACTTCAACAATTTCTTGTTTTTCTATATCAATTAACCGCATATCCCCCTCGTAATCTGGAAGTTCTTCTGACGGTGAATGAACTGTAATTAGACGGATATCTTTGCAAATGCCAGGTAGCCTTTTAAAAAGGGCTTCCCACTTACGAAGCTCCTCAAGTCCGTCCGTGATGATAAACAATACAGTGACAGCTTTTGGAATATGGCGCAGTGCAATTTCCGCAAATCCTGTGTCAACAGTTGGTTCTTCTAACTTCGAGATGAATTTCTTGAATGAAGCCCTGTGCAAAGCACCTTTTTTTCTAAAGAAATGATTCTGTTCTGCCGTCCAAGTGGAAAACGATACGGTATCTCCACTTTTCAAAGCGACCTGACCTAATCCGATGGCAAGTTGACGGGCAAACTTCCATTTCCCATCGGTTCCCATCGATTTCGTGGAATCTAAAAGTATATGTATCCGCATCTCCTGTTCATCGAGAAATTGTTTAATGAACGGTTTATCCGTACGGGCAAATACATTCCAATCAATATGGCGCAAATCATCTCCAGGATGGTATTCACGGAAATCAGAGAAATCCAATGAGGTCCCTGTCTTGCTCGACCGATGGGTTCCTTTATGCTGACCGAGGCGCCTCGACCTTGTCGAAATTGAAAGTGCGCCCAGTCTCTTCGTTAATCGATCTGGAAACAGTTCTTCTGCCATCAGATGGACACTCCCTGGCGGATCTCTTCCAATAATTTATCGATCAGCTGATCAACATCCACACCTTCCGCTTCTCCTTCATAATTGATAAGGATACGGTGTCTGAGTGCAGGCTTGGCAACTGTTTTAATATCCGCAATTGAAACATGAAACCGTCCTGCCATAAGAGCTCTGGCTTTCGCCAATCGGATGATTGATTGCAAGCCACGCGGTCCGCTGCCATATTGGACATATTGGCTCCACGCATCTCCTGTATCCGCTTTATGATGGGTCGCTGCCACAAGATCGACTGCATAATCCATCATTTCATCCGCAATCACAACCGTTTTCGCCATTTCCTGTGCCTCAATAATGGTTGCCGTATCCATCACTTTTTGTATTGGTATGGAATTAGGACCTGTTGTTCTAATCATGATTTGCTTCAATTCTTCTTTAGTTGGATAAGGCAATAAGACTTTGCAAACAAAGCGGTCCATTTGTGCTTCAGGCAAAGGATAGGTACCTTCCATTTCAATTGGATTCTGTGTAGCTAGCACGAAAAACGGTTTTGCCATCTTTCGTGTCTCACCTAAAACTGTCACCGTTTTCTCACCCATTGCTTCCAACAAAGCACTTTGTGTCTTTGGTGTTGCCCGGTTAATTTCATCCGCCAGAACCATTTGGCTAAAGATTGGTCCTTCTTTGAAAACAAACTTCTGAACGCCTTCAGGAGAACGTTCTAAAATACTTGTTCCTGTTATATCTGCAGGCATGAGATCGGGTGTGAACTGAATACGGGAAAAGGATAAATCCAATACTTCCGATATCGTTCTAATCAACATCGTTTTACCCAATCCTGGAAGGCCTTCAAGCAATGCATGCCCATCAGCCAATATCGAGTAAATCGAGAATTCAACAGCTTCTTGCTGACCGACTATGAATTTTCCGATTTCGTTACGCACATCACCGAGCTTATTGCTCATTTCTTCAAATTGTTCAGGTGAAAATGACATATTCACATCTCCTATTAATAAATAATTATTCGATTGACGAGAAATAATCGGACAAAATCCGTTGAAGATCTGCTGGCAGCTTCATCTTCTCAGACCCTTTCAAATAGGCGTCTTTATACGTGCCTACTACTTCTTTGTAAGGTTTCAATGTTCCCCGCTCCGTCAATCCTTCTCGCTCATTCTCTTCAATGAATTCACCAGCGCCTAGTTTGCCGCCATCTATCGAAGATTCACCGGGTTTCCCAAGTCGATCAGCAGGAATGGATAGCAGATCTCGACCACCTTTTCCAGATCCTTGACCTTGACCTTGACCCTGTCCTTGACCCTGTCCTTGACCTTGACCTTGACCTTGACCTTGACCTTGACCTTGACCCTGTCCTTGGCCTTGACCCTGTCCTTGACCTTCGCCTTGGCCTTGGCCTTGACCTTCGCCTTGACCTTCACCTTGACCTTCGCCTTCGCCTTGACCTTCACCTTGGCCTTCGCCTTCTCCCTGACCCTCGCCCTGGCCTTCGCTTTGATTTTCTCCTTGGCCTTGCCCATTTTCACTAGAAGAATTTTGACCAGTTCCCGGTTTGCCAGCTGAACCTTGCTGTGAATTCCCGGTTGGTGTTTTATCTCCAGCGCTAGCCAAAGCAGGCAATGAAGGTGCTTTGCCAATTTTATTCAGAGCACTTTGTGTTTTTCCTGCCTGTTGTGCCATCTTGTCAGCGAGGGGCTGTAATTGCGCCAATTCTTCTTGCTCAGTGTCACTTAACCCATCAGCATTACTTTTTTGTTTATCTGTCAGTCTTTGTTCTTTAAGCTTGAACTCTTTTTGCTTTTTTACTAATTCCTTCAACAATTGTTCAGTTGTTGCGGTGTCCTTTAGTTTCTCTGCAAGTTCTGTTAGTTCTTTTTTTAGTTCAGGATTCTTTTCTTTCTTGGCAAGTTCTTGAACTTCTTTTTTCAATTCCTCTGCGATTTCCTTTTCTTGAACGATTGCTTTCGCTTCTTCCTGAGTTGCTGAAGGAAACATGAATAGTAGCGTGGAAAAACCAAGCATGATAATGAAACCAATTAGCATTTTATTATTCATAAAAGTTTTCTTCCGTTTTCCGAACTGCATATACGCACTACTAATATTCTTTGTTGCATGAAACTCAATCGCTTGGGCAAATTCAGACTGTCGGACTCCGGAATCCATTGCTGTAACAAGTAGATTATCCGGTAAATAATTATCTAACCGCCAGAGAGCTTCATCCCTTGGCACCCTTTTTATAAAAATGACGATAAACGTCACTAAAATAGTTGTAACTGCTGTCCATAAAGCAATATGTTCATAATAAGGCAGGACGAAAAGTCTGGAAGCGGCGAGCAGTAATGTATAAAACAATGCAGCTACAAAAAGACCAGTTTGAACTTTATAGATGGATTGTTCAAAACGTAACGCTCTGAGTGTCTTATTTATATATGTGTGTAAAACTTTTTTCCGTTCCATCCTCTGCACCTCCTCATTTCGATCGTTTCATATTGACACGCAATTTCTTCACAGCAATGAAAATAGAAAAGACAGAAATCAATACATAAAATATCAAATAGCCGGCCCATATTGGAAAATCTATAAGTGTCATTTCATGTAATGACCGCTCCAATTCTGGCGATAAAAAAGTTGCGAACAGCACTGCCGGATTGATGGAAGCAAGGAAATGACCAATATAAGTGGGACTGACAATCGTTCCCATTTGATTGAACATTTTCACCTGTAAAACAATAATAAACAGAAAACCTGTTACTACAGAAAAGAACAGCATTGTACCATATGTCGCGATCATTGATACAATTGTTCTTCTAATTAACGTTGAAAACATGACGCCTATACTTCCGATTGCCAGTAAAGTCACAAACAGGAAAAGTAGAATCTTCAGGAAGTCCCATGGTGAAATACCGCCAAACAAAAACACAAGACTATAGACTGGAAGTCCCGCGACAATTAGTAACAATAGAAAAGCCACTGAGGAGAGAAGCTTCCCTGAGATGATTTGAAAGGAACTTTGAGATGTCGTCAACAAAATCGGCAACGTCTGCTTCTCCCTTTCAGCACTTATGGAACCCGCTGTCAGACCAGGTGCGGTGAACAGAACTAATCCCAGCTGGATAAATGATAGGAAAGCAAATAGCACGAAACTTTGACTCGGCCTGAAATAAGAGTTCCCTTCAATACTAACTGTCAGGAATATATAACCAAATACAAAAACGCACATAGCCAATAAGAAGAACAAAATTCCATTGAATCCTTTAAATGAACGGAATCTTAACTTCAACTCTTTTGAAAGAACCGGATTGTTAAAACTCATATTCAGTCGGCCCCTTTCGTAATTTCCATGAAGATGTCTTCGAGATCTGTAACATGTTCCATAAAGGACACAATCGGTAAATCCAGAAGCATCGCACTTTTTAGCATGTTGACCTGTTGTTCTTCTGAACCTTTATACATGAATGTCAGCTCGTCGTCAGAAATGATTTCAATATTTGTGACAAATGGTTGCTCTTCAAAAAATCCAACATTTCGAGTTGCGTTGCCTGCTAAACGGACAGTGATCGCTTTTTCACCTTGCAATTTTTTCTGTATTTCCGCAACCGATCCGTGCGCAATGAGTTTTCCATTATCAATGACGCCAATCTCATCACACATCTCAGCCAACTCCGGAAGGATATGGGAAGAAATCAAAATGGTCTTTCCCATGCCTTTAAGTGTCTTCAAAATATCACGCATTTCAACTCTGGCTCGCGGATCCAGACCTGAAGCCGGCTCATCCAAAATCAGAACTTTCGGATCATGTATAAGACTTCTTGCCAAACATAAACGCTGTTTCATCCCTCTGGATAACAAATCCACATAGGCGTATCGTTTATGTGTCAGATTAACCAATTCAAGTAATTGAGGAATCAGTTTTTGACGTTCTGCTTCGGGAATTCCGTAACTTGCACCATAGAAATCCAAGTATTCATCGGCTTTCAACTGATCGTACACACCAAAAAAGTCTGGCATATAACCAATCATTCCCCTTACTTCGGCAGGCTTCTCCCTGACACTTATGCCATTAATCAGCACTTCTCCAGAAGTCGCCTGCAATAAGGTAGATAGAATAAGAAATGTCGTCGACTTCCCTGCTCCGTTCGCTCCGACAAAACCAAAAACCGTACCTTCTTCTAATGTTAAATTTAAATTGTCAAGTGCAGTGAACTGCCCATACTTTTTCGTTAACCCAGTTATTTCAATCATTTTTTCACCTCACCATGGATATTGATTTCAGGGGGATACGCTTCATTTCCATATTGATTATCATTGAACACTAGCCGTAAACTAATCGTTCCATCATCTGTCACATAAGGTGTAGCTTCGTCAATTGTTAATTTCCTTTCGGATTCGAGTGGTTCGAATACACCTGTCGAATGGTTTAAAATACTAAGATCATACATTGTTTTTTGAATTTTAGAGATGTCGATTGATTTCCATTTCGAGACTTGTTTCAAGAATTCTTCTGGGACAGTCCACGTCTGAACATAGACATCTTCATCAAAATAATAAATATCGGCTTGATAACCTGAAGGATGTGCTTGTAAGTTATTCTTTTCAGAAATTAAATTCATAGTCATCATTTCTGGACTGATTGTCATATCGCCAGTAAATTCAACAATCGGACTGAAGGCTTGTGAAATCATCGTTAAAGAATCGATTGACGCTTTTGCACCTTTCATGTCAATTGGCGCAACTTGTGAATCTGTATAACCAATAATCGTTGGTTTAGGATGATTGTTCATATTGTTTCCTGAAAAATTAATCAAACTTTCTTTTCTCATCTTCAACAAATCATCTGTTGAAGATGGACCCTGTCCCATATACGATGAATTCGTCGGTTGCTTTCTTAAAAGTGTTGATGTTTTTAATGTTTCATCCACTTTGATTGTTTCACCTGGACCAAGATCTCCGAGAACAATTTGCTTCGTACCCGACCAAATTGATACATCTTTTAGTTGGAATGGGAAATTGTTCGTAATTTCACCTGTCAAATTTTTATCTTTCACTGTCAGATCTACCTTATACGTTCCAACACTGTCCAAAGTTGCTTGCCCATATACTGTTGCCACATTCCAATAACCGACATCGCGTAAGTGTAAGTTCGAACCCGCCGCATCTCTTTCTATAATCGCTTTTGCATGAGCGTTTGACCCCATTTGTGAAGGCCCAAACAACCCAGATGAGTACGGGGTATGTGTCGTTAAATTTACCCCTTTTGGCACAGTGAATACAAAATCCCCTGCTTTGTTCGTCAACACAGATTCAACAAAATAGCCCGAAAGCGTTCCATCCTGATCTACATCAAAAACAGATGTCTGTTGAAGCTGTGCTTTACCGATTCGATCTTTTGCACCGTAGGCAAAAATGAAAATAGAAACGGTTAACGCGAGGGCAGGTATAATCCACCACGCGTGTTCTCTTTTGTCTTTCTTTTTCAAGACAAAATACAGCACAGGTATAATTAATAGGATATAAAAAATAATAATTCCAAATATGAAAGGTGCAGACACTTTAAATGATGGAAATAGTTCATTTGAGCTTCCGATTGTCCATGACAATGCATCCATCGGTTCATCACTATACGGAGTTATCCCCGATGAAAGTAGTAGCTGATCACCTGCATCAATCAATTTACTCCAAACTTTCGATGCTCCTGACATTTTTGAAAACGGCTCATCACCTAATGAAAAAGAGGTTTGAATGACAAATCCTTTGCCTAACTGCTTGGACGCTGCTAGTATATCTGTTCCCGACGTATAGATGATATGCCCACCATCGTTTATCGTTGCTTTGGCAATCGTCACTTCCTTATCGAAAGTTTCACCACTTATCCATTGGTTGAATACATCTCCGCTCACGGTCGTCCGTTCACCAAGCTCAAGTGGAAGTGAATCGGAGAAAACGCCGGTTTCTGCCAAAACATGATCTGAACCTCCAACAATGAGCATGCCGCCCGCACGTACCCAATTATGCAAAGCCTCTTGTGCATCCACGGACAAATCAGCAATCGGATATTCATCAACGACGATTATATCCGTTGGCCCCCACCCTGCAGCTTCATCTGGCACTTTGACTGACGTAATCTTTGAGGCATCGATCAATTGCAAGCTTCCGTAGTTTGACAATCTAGCACCTTTTACTAGTGATACCCGATCGATATTATCAGTAAATGCGGTCATAATTTTCGTGTCCTCATGATACATCGCTACAGAAATTTGCTGGGAACCTTTATGACTAATCTCTTTTCCGTTCTTCCATCCACCTTCATAAAAGTAGATCGATTTCGAGTTCATGCCGTACATATTGTAATCAAACATTTTCGGAACGATAAACGTGACCGTTTTAGTCTCCCCTGCACCCAGATCCAACGGAAAAACTTCGCCCACACCCGAATCATATGACTGCTGCGTATCGATGACCATATCTCCGCTGAATGTGGAGGTCCCTTTGTTCTCAATTTCCACTGTGATTGGCGCGCCTTTTCCATACTTTGCTTTGCCATCAAATCCGGCAGTCACTTTCACGTTCAGTTCTGAAGCAGCTGAAACGTGGACATTCGGCAGGAATAAACAAACAGCAAACAAGGCGATAAGTATTCCCAATGGTTTCTTCCACATAATCCAATCCCCCTAATGGCTTTAGCCAGTGTTCTATAAACCTTACTTAATTAGTACGTTACGTAGAAAGCAAAGTTCCGTCTTATTCAGATTCTTTTCTTAATTTTTCTGCATATATATTGACGACCTCTGTAAAAGCGCTCACTTGTTTCAATGCAAAGGTCGATTCATATCCGATGAGCCAAGTATCACGTGTCAGTTCAAATTCCTCTTCGCTGTTTAGTAACGGTATTTTGTTCACCTTCTCATCTCCCGCCAATGTGATATTAGGAAGAATTGCATATCCAATACCGTTTAAGGCTAACTGTTTACATGTTTCAATCTGATCGACGGTAATTTGTCTGCCAGGATACTGTGAAAAATGTCGTTGCCACCAACGTTGAATTTCCATGTAGTAATTAGAGTCACTTTTAAACTGTATAAATGGACGTTCAGTATGCTTCAATTCATCAATAGACGTAATTTCTTGGTCGACTAGATATAACCGATCTCTGAACAAATAGGTCTTCTTGCTTTTCCAATCTACCTGGCCACGTACGATGCCTACGTGTGCTTCGCCTTCATACAATGCTTTCATGATTTCAGAACTCCAACCAGTCATCAATGAAATTTTTGCATCGGGATATCTTCTCACAAACTCTTTCAGCACTTGTGGTAACCACGTCTGTCCGATAATAGAAGCGCAGGCGATTTTAAGCGTTCCATGCACTTTATCTGCAAGGGATGCAATCATTTCAACCGTTTCCTCTTTTCGCAGTATGGTCTCCCTTGCATAGGTAATGACCAATTCGCCTGCCGGGGTAGGTTCGAGTCCTTTCTGTGAGCGAATGAACAGAAGGGAACCCCACTCTTTTTCAATCGTCTGCAGTCTTTGTGATAATGCGGGCTGGGACAAAAATAATCGTTCCGAGGCCTTCCGCATATTCCCTTCTTCCGCCAATGCTTTAATAATTTCCAGTTCAGTTGTCGTCATGTTGAATCACCCTTCCTTTTGGAATACGCAAAATGAGAAGGAGGCTGATGATAGCGAAAAGCAATACAGTCAGATACACCCATTGTAATGAGCTGTCAAGCGCAGTCTGTAACACTTCCAACTTTTGCACGCCTACCTTCTCTCTGGATTCCATAGTCATTAACGAATTAATATTGTCCACGGTATAATCAAGACCTTCTTTTTTAAATATCGATAGCAATGACGCATTCAATACCGCTCCAAAAATTGCGGCACCGACCGTATTTCCAAAGTTTCGCATGAACATATTAGCAGCCGTCGCAGCTCCCCTCCGCTCCCTGCGCACAGCCCCTTGAATTGTCACGATGAACGATGTGCTCGTCAGACCCATTCCTACACCAATGAAAAAGCTCGAAAATGCTGCCCATAATGGACCGGAACTTCCATTCATGAATACGAACAACAACGAACCGATCACAAGAGACAGTCCACCTGCAAAGGAAACCGTAAAAGTGCCAAACCTAATTAAAAGATGTCCTGCTATAGAAGACGCAATCGGCCAACCGATGGACATTGCCGTTAATGTAAATCCTGCTATAATAGCCGGTTGCTCCATTACACCAGTGACAAATGTCGGCAAATAGGAGGAAACGCCAATTAGAATGACTCCAGTTGTCAATGAAACAAGATTCGCATAAAAGATCACTGGATTTTTCCATATTGCAAAAGGCATCATCGGATCTTCTGCTCTTTTTTCAACAAAGATAAAGAGGCTGAATAACGAAATACTTAGAATTAGGAGAACGAAACTCACTCCTGATAAGCGTTCAAAAGACTGTCCACCCTCTACCAACCAATAAAGCAGTCCGGATAAAGATACCATCAATAATGCAGCCCCTTTTATATCGATAGACACCTTTCGTTCGATTTTCGGCTCATGAAGGAAAAAGAACACGCCCGCCATCGCTAAAAGACCTAAGGGGACATTGACCCAAAAAACATA is a genomic window of Sporosarcina oncorhynchi containing:
- a CDS encoding MDR family MFS transporter, yielding MTKQMETKRTLVLIAVMLAMFVGAVEATIVSTAMPAIAAELGGFSRYSWIFSSYLLMSTVTVLIYGKLADVFGRKPVFFFGLTIFLIGSILCGFSTSMEMLILFRLIQGFGAGVVMPIATTIVGDIYSTEERAKIQGYLSSVWGISAVSGPVIGGLIVQYMDWKYVFWVNVPLGLLAMAGVFFFLHEPKIERKVSIDIKGAALLMVSLSGLLYWLVEGGQSFERLSGVSFVLLILSISLFSLFIFVEKRAEDPMMPFAIWKNPVIFYANLVSLTTGVILIGVSSYLPTFVTGVMEQPAIIAGFTLTAMSIGWPIASSIAGHLLIRFGTFTVSFAGGLSLVIGSLLFVFMNGSSGPLWAAFSSFFIGVGMGLTSTSFIVTIQGAVRRERRGAATAANMFMRNFGNTVGAAIFGAVLNASLLSIFKKEGLDYTVDNINSLMTMESREKVGVQKLEVLQTALDSSLQWVYLTVLLFAIISLLLILRIPKGRVIQHDDN
- a CDS encoding ABC transporter ATP-binding protein produces the protein MIEITGLTKKYGQFTALDNLNLTLEEGTVFGFVGANGAGKSTTFLILSTLLQATSGEVLINGISVREKPAEVRGMIGYMPDFFGVYDQLKADEYLDFYGASYGIPEAERQKLIPQLLELVNLTHKRYAYVDLLSRGMKQRLCLARSLIHDPKVLILDEPASGLDPRARVEMRDILKTLKGMGKTILISSHILPELAEMCDEIGVIDNGKLIAHGSVAEIQKKLQGEKAITVRLAGNATRNVGFFEEQPFVTNIEIISDDELTFMYKGSEEQQVNMLKSAMLLDLPIVSFMEHVTDLEDIFMEITKGAD
- a CDS encoding AAA family ATPase; its protein translation is MSFSPEQFEEMSNKLGDVRNEIGKFIVGQQEAVEFSIYSILADGHALLEGLPGLGKTMLIRTISEVLDLSFSRIQFTPDLMPADITGTSILERSPEGVQKFVFKEGPIFSQMVLADEINRATPKTQSALLEAMGEKTVTVLGETRKMAKPFFVLATQNPIEMEGTYPLPEAQMDRFVCKVLLPYPTKEELKQIMIRTTGPNSIPIQKVMDTATIIEAQEMAKTVVIADEMMDYAVDLVAATHHKADTGDAWSQYVQYGSGPRGLQSIIRLAKARALMAGRFHVSIADIKTVAKPALRHRILINYEGEAEGVDVDQLIDKLLEEIRQGVSI
- a CDS encoding DUF58 domain-containing protein; the encoded protein is MAEELFPDRLTKRLGALSISTRSRRLGQHKGTHRSSKTGTSLDFSDFREYHPGDDLRHIDWNVFARTDKPFIKQFLDEQEMRIHILLDSTKSMGTDGKWKFARQLAIGLGQVALKSGDTVSFSTWTAEQNHFFRKKGALHRASFKKFISKLEEPTVDTGFAEIALRHIPKAVTVLFIITDGLEELRKWEALFKRLPGICKDIRLITVHSPSEELPDYEGDMRLIDIEKQEIVEVSMTRRVIQDYNDKKVRHEAEMRALANKFGIQYLHTEVSAGAMDVFTRQMRHVGWLR
- a CDS encoding LysR family transcriptional regulator: MTTTELEIIKALAEEGNMRKASERLFLSQPALSQRLQTIEKEWGSLLFIRSQKGLEPTPAGELVITYARETILRKEETVEMIASLADKVHGTLKIACASIIGQTWLPQVLKEFVRRYPDAKISLMTGWSSEIMKALYEGEAHVGIVRGQVDWKSKKTYLFRDRLYLVDQEITSIDELKHTERPFIQFKSDSNYYMEIQRWWQRHFSQYPGRQITVDQIETCKQLALNGIGYAILPNITLAGDEKVNKIPLLNSEEEFELTRDTWLIGYESTFALKQVSAFTEVVNIYAEKLRKESE
- a CDS encoding ABC transporter permease; amino-acid sequence: MNMSFNNPVLSKELKLRFRSFKGFNGILFFLLAMCVFVFGYIFLTVSIEGNSYFRPSQSFVLFAFLSFIQLGLVLFTAPGLTAGSISAEREKQTLPILLTTSQSSFQIISGKLLSSVAFLLLLIVAGLPVYSLVFLFGGISPWDFLKILLFLFVTLLAIGSIGVMFSTLIRRTIVSMIATYGTMLFFSVVTGFLFIIVLQVKMFNQMGTIVSPTYIGHFLASINPAVLFATFLSPELERSLHEMTLIDFPIWAGYLIFYVLISVFSIFIAVKKLRVNMKRSK